The window CGGCCGTGCTGGTGATCTGGACGGCCTCCGCGGTCCTGCTCGGATATCTGCGACAGAAGGCGCTGCTGACACCGCAGATCGACCCGGAGACCAACGAGAACGTCGGCGGCGCGCAGGCGCTGGGCATCAACCCGTGGACGGTCACCGCACTGTTCACCTTCATCCTGCTGCTGTCCGGTCTGATCGCGGTCATGCTGGGCCTGGCCGAGGACCACCCCGGCGTCGCCGCCTACCGGGCGGCCGGCGAGACCCGGGAGGCAGCCGAGGACGCCTACCTCGAGGCGGTACGCGAGCAGGCCGGCACCGAACACAGCACCGTCGTCGGCGAGGACGAACGACGACAGGAACTCAGCATCCGGTCGTCCGAACGAGCCACCGCCATCAGCGCCGAGTTCGAAGCGGCCAAGGCGGCCTACCTCGACTCGATCGCCCTCGGCCTCGCCCGGCCCGCCGTCACCGAGGCGGCCGGACAGTCCCTGCCGCCGGTCTCCGTACCGCGCGTCCCGGACCCCCGATGATCGACGCCCCGGTGCTCAACGTCGCCGCCCTCACCCCCGGCACCCGAGCGCTCGGCCCCGGCCTGCGCTCGGTGCTGTGGGTGCAGGGCTGCCCGTTCCGCTGCCCGGGATGCATCGCCGAGAACTGGATCCCGGACCGGCCCGCCACCACGATGACACCGGCGCAGGCGGCACGTGCCCTCGCCGTACAGCCGGATCTGCAAGGGGTGACCTTCTCCGGCGGTGAGCCGATGGAGCAGGCCGCCGGTCTCACCGAGGTGATCACCTCGATGCGCCGCGACCGCGACCTCGACCTGATCTGCTTCACCGGCTACCGCCTCGAACGACTCCGGGACCGGCCGCCGAACCCCGGCGTACCGGGACTGCTCGCCGCCGTCGACGTGCTGATCGACGGGCTCTACCGCGACGACCGCAACGACGGCCGCGGCCTCCGGGGCAGCACCAACCAGCGCGTGCACCACCTCACCGACCGGCTCACCGGCACCGACTACGACTTCACCGGACGCGCCCGGACGATCGAACTGCAGCAGGCGGGCGACGACCTGCTGATGGTGGGCGTCCCCGACCCGGTTCTGGCCTCCGCCTTCCGGCCCGCACACCGAGAGGACTGATCACCCGTGGCCCGACTCTATGCCCTTCTCGTCGGCGTCGACCGCTATCAGACCGTCAAACCCGACCTGAGCGGCTGCGCCAACGACGTGGAACTCGCCGCGAACCTGCTCCGGGAACGGATCGACGCCGCCGAACTGGACCTGAAGCAGCTCTGCAACGAACAGGCGACCCGCACGGCGGTGATCGACGCCTTCCGCAGCCACCTCGGGCAGGCCGGGCCGCAGGACACCGCGCTCTTCTGGTTCAGCGGACACGGCTCGACCGCCCCGCTGCCCGCGGAGATCTGGTCCACCGAGGAGTCGGGCGAATGCCAGACCACGGTGCTCCACGACAGCCGCACCGGGACCGTACCGGACCTCTACGACAAGGAACTGGCGCTGCTCGCCGACGAGGTCGTGGCCGGCGGCGCCCTGATGCTGTCGATCCTGGACAGCTGCCACTCCCGCAGCGGCATGCGCGGCGAGGACGACCTGCCGCCACGCCTCGCCCCGGCGCTCAAGGACCCACCGGCACCCGACGATCTCCTGCCCGGACTCCTCCGCGCCGCCTCGACACCCGGCCACCGCCCCGGGCGGCACATCACGCTCGCCGCCTGCCAGGAACACGAGGTCGCCAACGAGACACACCCGCCCGGCACCGGGGTGCACGGCGCCTTCAGCCACGCGATCGGCCAGGCGCTGAGCCGGGTCGGGCCGACGGCCACCTACCGCGACGTGTGGAGCCACGCCCACGCGCTCGTCGGGGCACGCTTCCGCGGCCAGTCACCGTCGCTGGAGGTGTCCACCGAGGACCTGGCCGACCGCGAGTTCCTCGGCGGGACCCTGCGCCGGCCGGCCGCCGACGTGACGATGCGCCACCACCGCGGCGCGTGGGAGGTCAACGTCGGAACCCTGCACGGCCTGGTCTGCGTACCGGGCGAGGAGACGACCCTGGCCGTGTACGGCGTACGCCCGATCCGCCAGGTCCGGGTCGTCCGCCCCGGCGACCTGCGCAGCCTGGTCGAACCGATCGGCTGGGAACCGGAGGTCGAGACCCAGTACCGGATGATCCTGACCGAGGTGCCCTTCCCACCCGTCACCGTCGCCCTGGACGTCGACCCGGACCTCGGGGAACGGATCAGCACCGCGGTACACACCGCGGGCCCCGGCGGCCGTCCGTCACCGCACATCCGCATCGCCGACGACCAGGACACCGGCCACACCGGCAAACTCCTGCGAGTACACCGTCCGGAGCCCGGCGACCTGCTGATCACCAGCGCCGACCGGGTCCCCCTGACCGGGCCGCTCACCACCGACACCGCCGGCGTGACCCGGACCGTCGACCACCTCGAACACATCGCCCGCTGGCTGCAGATCCGCACCCTGAACAACCCCCGCTCCGCCCTGGACGACCGGATCAGCCTCGAGATCGTGCCGGCCCGGCCCGGCGAACGGACCCTGCCCGCCGACCGGGAGGCGCTGCCTTCCGGCCGCGTCGAACTCCACTACCTGAACACCGGCTCCGGCTGGACACCACCGTCGGTGTTCGTCCGGATCCACAACACCGGCCCGAACCGGCTGTACTGCGTACTGCTGGACCTCACCGACCAGTTCCGGATGGACCCCGACCTCTTCGACGGCGCCTTCGTACGCTCCGAATGGGCCGCCGTCGCCGGCCGCGGCGGCCCGATCACCATGTCACTGCCACCCGACCGCCCGATCGTGCCCGGCAGTCACGTCACCGACTGGTTCCTCCTACTCGCCTCCGAGGAGGAGTTCAGCTCGGAGAGCTTCTACCTGCCCCGGCTCGGGGAGGCACCCCGATCGGTCCGATCCGCCGGGACCGGCCTGCGCGGTGTGCTCGGCCGCCTCGGCCTGCTCGCCGCCCGCCGCGACGGCAGCATGAACCTGGACGCGATCACCGACTGGACCGCGAAGATCGTCGAGGTCCGCACCTCGGTGCCGGAGGCGAACCGATCATGACCAACATGTCACACGCCGAGATGGTCACCGCCCTGCTGATGACCGGGCAGCACCGCATCGACCCGGTCGCCGCCGGCGTCGCGAAGCTCCCGGCGACCGAGGTCGCCGCCGCGCTCGCCGCCGGTGAACCCCAGCGGGCCGAACGACGCCTCGGCGACCTGCCCGACGACGGCGACACCGCGGTGCTCGGATACGCCGCGACCGTCCTGGACCACCAGTGGACACCCCGCGGCGCCGGATCGGCGCTGGCCGACGACACCGCGGGCGCCCTCGCCGCCGCCGGCCGCCGCCTGACGGACACCGCCCGGGACACACCGCTCGGCGCCCTCGCCACGACGGTCCTCCCCGAACTGCTGGTCGCGCAGGCGATGTCCGCCGACGAGCGCCGCTCCGGCCTCGCCGCGCTCGCCGGGCGCACCCGCGACCGGCTCGCCTCGATCGAACGCGAATGGCCGGCACTCGGCCCGGCCGCACAGTCCTACGCGACGCTGGCCCAGGCCGACCTCGCCTTCCGCGACGGCGACGTCACGACCGCCACCAGGCTGCTCGGCGAGGCCCGCTCCTACTCCGGCGGTGACGCCGCCGCCCAGGCACACATGGCACTGACCCGCGGCGACTGGTTCGCCGACCCGTTCGGACACCCGGACACCCTCGGTCTGGCGTTCGGCGCATCAGCGGCACTCGACCGGGCACCGCTCACCGCGAACGCCGCCGCACAGGCCGCCGAGTACTACGCCGAGGCCGACCTGCTCTGGTCGGCGATCGGTAGCCGTTCCGGCACCGCCACCGTCGCGATGCGCCGAGCACACCTGGCCCGGACGCTCGGCGACACCACCACCCGCGACGAGGAACTCGCCCGCGCCCACCGGCTCGCCACCGAAGCCGGTGACGGCGGTCTGACCGCGCTCATCGAGGTCCACCGCCTGACCGACGTGATCGCCACCGACCGCCACGCCGACCAGGACCGGATCGACCCGGTCCGCCGCTGGTCGGAAACCGACGGCAGCCGCTCCTACCACCGGGGTCTGGTACATCTGCTGGCCGTCCGGGCACGCCGCTGGCGCGACGACGGCGACTTCACCCGGGCGCGGGCGACACTGGCCCTCGCCGACCGGCTCGCCGGACCGGACGGGTACCGCCACGACGGCGCCTCCGTCTCGATCGACCTGGCCGCCCTCTACGGCGGCACGGGCTACCGCCGGGCCCGGTTCGCCTTCGCCGACATCGAGCTCGCCGAGGCCCTGTCCACAGGCCGGATCCGGACGGCGGTGGAATGGGTACGGCTCGCGGTGCGCGCCACCGAACTGAACACCGAGGCGAACGTCCAGGCCGACCCGGAGCTGGTGGCCACCGCGGCCGGGCGGATCCAGGAGGTGATCGCCGCACCCGTGCAGTTCGACGACGACGAGGCCGACATGGTCGTCGCCGCGCACCACGACCTCACCGGCCAGCTGCGTTCCGCGCCGGCCACCATCGCCTGGTTCTACGCTCAACAGCTGCGCGACGCCGGCGACGAGGACCAGGCCCTGGCCGCCTTCGGCACGGCCCTGGACCGATCCGGCCACGATCCACTGCTGCAATGCGCCGTGATGACGTCGGTCCCGCTACGCGCCGGCGCCCTCGAACTGGCCCGCCTGCTCGAACCGCACCTGCCGCCGCTGCCGGCGACCCGCCTCTACGTGCGCCTGGAGGAGCCGGACGCCGCCGAACGCCTCATCGGCCGGGTCGAACCGGTACCACCGCCCTGGACCCGGCCGGCCCTGCTCGCCGGGCTGTGCCGACTGCAACAGCGCCACGCCGAACAGGCCCGCCACGCCGCCGAAGCGGTCGACCTGTTCGAGCAGCGACAGAACGACCTGGCCCGCGACCTGTTACGCAGCGCGGCGACCGACGACTGGACGGTCGCCGAGGCGTACCGGGACCTGGTGACCGGTCTGCTGGCCGGCGGACGGGTGATCGAGGCGCTGGCCGCCGCGGACCGCGCCCGGGGACTTCCCGCCGCCCTGCTCACCGACCTCGCCACCCTGCCCGCCGCGTCCCGACGCGACGCCGGCGACTGGTTGGCGGCCAACTCCCGCTGGGCGGCGGCGTTCGAGGAACCGCAAGACCGCCGACGGACCGTCCTGGACGCCGCCGAGGCGACCCTGGACGCCGCCGAGGAACAGGTCCGCCGCACCGCCCCCGAACTGCTGGAGAAACGCGTCGCCCAGCCCGGCGACCTGAGCGGCACCGTCCGCAGGCTGCCCACCGGCACGGCCCTGCTCGCCTACCATCACTTCCGCGGCGAACTGGTCGGATGGGCGGTGACCGGCGACGGTACGGTACGCACCTGCGGCCCGATCACCACCGAGAACCTGACCGGTGTGATCGCCGGATGGCATCGCGCGCTGCGCCGCGGCCACACCGACCCACACGCCGCACAGAGGCTGTCCGACCTGCTGCTGAGCCCGTTCCGGACGGTGCTGGAGAACCATCAGCGAATCGTCGTCGTACCGGATCGTGACCTCTCGCTGGTGCCGTTCCACGCCCTGCCCTGGGCCGACGGTGTCCTCGGCGACCGGCACGACGTCTCCACCCTGCCGGCGGTGGCACTGCTCGACCGGCCGGGCACCGGACGTCCGGTCGACCTCAACCGCGGTGTCGTGCTGCTCGGCGACCCGGACAGCCGATCCGGTCTGCCGCCGCTGCCCGGCACCAGATGCGAGATCCTCGGCATACAGCGGCACCTGCCGGACGCCGACCTGCTGCTCGGGCCGCAGGCGACGCTGGCCGGTCTGCGGACCCTCGCGACCGGCCGCGGCGTCGTGCACCTGGCCTCGCACGCCATCGTGCGGCCGGGACAGCCGAACCTGTCGAACGTGGTCCTCGCCGGCGACGACCGGCTCACCGTCGCGGACCTGCTCGGCGGCGCGGCCACCGGTGAACTGCTGGTGCTGTCCGCCTGCCAGACCGCACAGGGTACGTCCACCCGGGCCGGCGACATGTCCGGTCTGGTGCGGGCCACCCTGATCGCCGGATTCGCCCACGTGGTAGCGACACTGTGGCCGGTCCAGGACCAGATCGCGGCCGTCGTGATGGAGAGGTTCTACGCCCACCTCGTACCGCAGGGCGATGTGTCGCACGCCCTCGCCGAGGCTCAGCGGGAGGTCCGCGCGATGGCCCCGGCCGACCTGACCGACGCCTACGCGAGCCTGCCCGGCGCCGACCCACGACACGCCGCGGCGATGCGCGACGCCTCAGTGGCGGGCCTGCACCTGCCCGACCCGGCACACGGCTGGGCCGCCTTCACCCACGTCGGGTTCGGCGGACCCCGGTGAAACGGGCGTCATCGATGCTTGCGTTCGGAATGGGTCTGCCGTACAACATGCCGCATGGCGTTCACGGATGAACCCGATCTGCAGACCGATGTGCCGCACGCGGCACGTATCTGGAACTACTGGATGGGAGGGAAGGACAACTTCGCCGCCGACCGGGCCGCCGGTGACGCGGTCGAGCAGGTCTACCCGGAGATCGTGCTGATGGCGAAGCAGTCACGCCGGTTCCTCATCCGGGCCGTCCACCATCTGGCCGCCGAGGCCGGGATCCGCCAGTTCCTCGACATCGGCACCGGGCTGCCGACCATGCAGAACACTCATCAGGTCGCCCAGGCCGCGGCCCCGGAGTCCCGTGTCGTGTACGTCGACAACGACCCTCTCGTGCTCGTGCATGCTCGTGCGCTGATGGCCGACTCGACCCAGGACGGGCGCACCGTCCACGTGCACGCCGATTACCACGACCCGGAGAAGATCCTGGTGGCGGCCGGTGAGGTGCTCGACTTCGACAAGCCGGTCGCTGTGATGTTCATGGGCGTCCTGGGCTACGAGCCGGACCTCGGGGTGGTCGCGTCCATCGTGGACCACGTCATGGCGGCGGCGCCGCCGGGCAGCCACCTCGTGCTGTGGGACGGCACGAACACCACACCTGCCGTCGTCGAGGGAGCCGAACGCCTGGCCCAGAACGGCGGTGTGCCGTACATCCTGCGGTCGCCTGAGGAGATCGGTGGCCTCTTCGACGGGCTGGAACTGCTCGACCCGGGCCTGGTGCAGATCCCCGCCTGGCGCCCGCAGGGCAGGACCGAATGGCTCGATGCGTACGGGGCGGTCGCCCGCAAACTCTGAGGACGCCGAGCCTGGACCGGCACGGGCCCCGGGACACAGGTCCCGGGGCCCGCGACTTCAACCCGTCCGTTACCGGCGACCCGCGTGCAGTTGTGACACCTGCTCGGCGCTGAGCTCGGTGCCGTACAGCCGGAAGTCGTCGATCAGGCCGTCGAACCGGGGGTCGCCCCAGCTCGTACCGCCGAGGAGGTTGGCGGTGGTGTTGCCGCCGACACCGACGTCGCCGATGTTGATCGGGAAGTCGGTGCGGACGGCCTGTTGGACGCCGTTGAAGTAGATCTTTCCGGTGGAGCCGTTCATCGTGAACACCACGTGGGTCCACGCGTTCAGGGGCAGGTCCCGGCCCGCACCGAGCAGCAGGCGTTCCTGCGCCGCCACTCCGGGTGCTTTGAAGGTGGCGCCGAAACCTGTGGTCCCGCCGTTGGTGGCCGACTGGAGCAGGAAGAACGTGTCCGTGCTGCTGCCGATCTGCAGCAGCGGGACCCAGTTCGGCAGGGCGTCCGGGCGGGCCCAGAACGACACCGTGAACTGCTCGTCCAGACCGGCCTCCAGATTGTCGGGCAGCCGGACCTGGTTGCCCGAGTCGGCGGCCCCGCCGGGCAGCGACACCGCGCTGCCGGAGCGGCCCGCGGCCCACGACGTGGTGCCCTGCAGGGTGGCCGCGCCGATGGACGCCTTCGCCCCCGAGTTCGCGGCCGAGGTGCCGCTGTTCTCGTCGAACAGGTAGCGCACCGCGACACCCTCGTTGTACAGCGCGGCCACGTCGGCCCCGCTCAGGGCGAAGGTGTACAGGCGTACGTCGTCCATCAGGCCGTCGAACGCCGCGTCCGGATAGCCGTTGCGGCCCAGCCAGTTGTCGGCCGTCGTACCGATCTGGGCCATCCCGATCGTCAGGTCGTTGCGGGTCGCGATCGCCTCGCCGTTGAGGTAGAGCGTCCCGACCGAACCCTGGCGGGTGAAGGCCACGTGGTTCCACTGGCCGGCGGCCACGTCCCGGGCCGGTGTGGCGTAGACCCGCTCCTCCGGGCCGGTCTTGGCCTTGAAGGTGGCGGCGAGCCCGGTGCTGCCGCTCGCCTGGGTCTGCATCTGGATCTGGAAGTAGCTGCCGGCGGAGCCGAGCCCGTCCCCGATGTTGATCAGACCGGTCCAGTTGGCCTTGGTGTCGGGCCGTACCCAGAGCCCGGTGGAGAAGTTCGTCGCGTTCTGGAGCAGGTTGTCCGGCAGGTCGACGGCGTTGGCGGTGCTGCCGCCGGGCAGGTTGATCGCCTTGCCGACGACCCCGCCGGTGGACCAGCCGGTGGTGCCGGTCAGGGTCGCGGCGCCCGGCCCACCGGCGGTGCCGGTGTCGGCGGCCGAGGTGCCGGTGCCCTCCTCGAACTCGTACCGGGTCAGCGAGGTGGGCGGCGGCGGAGGTGCGTCGTCGCCCACCACGACCAGGTCGTCGATCATCAGGCCGACGGCGGTGCCCCGCAGGCTGAGCGTCGCGGTGCTCGACGCGGCCGTGAAGGTGCCGGAGTACGTGCTGTAGTTCGCCGTCGACGGTGACGTGCTGCCGGCGGTGAGGGTCGCGGTCAAGTTCGCGACCGACAGGGTGCCGGTCGCGGCGGCGGTCCCGCCGGCCCGGCTGTCTCGTGCGTAGCGCAGCGAGACCCGGTAGGTGGTGCCGGGGGTGAGGGAGCCGAGGGTGCGTTGGATGTTGCCGGCGGCACCCAGGCTGAGCTGGTAACCGGTGAGCCCGAGACCGCCCTGACCGGCCACGGTGCCGCGGACGAGCTGGACCTGGCTGCCGACCGTCCACGGCGACATCCGGGCGTTGCCCGCCGCGACGTCGACGGTGGCCGGCGGGTTGGCGGTGCGCCACTCGGCGGGGACCCGCGGATATTCGAACTGGTCGACGACCCGCGGGTTGAGCTGGGTCATCTTGACCGCCGGGTCGATCTTGACGATCTTCGCGACCGACGGGGTGCCGGACGCGTCCCAGACGAACAGCATGTACGAGCCGGGCGGCGCGTACGTGCCGTCGGCCGGCGCGTTGACGGTGACCGTGCCGCCGGACTGGGTGAACGTCAGGTCCTGGAAGTTCTGGTCGTTGTTGAAGCCGTGCGTCACCGAGCCGTTGCGTACCAGGGTGACCCGGGAGACGGTACCGGTCGCGGTGATCGCGAAGCCGCCGTTGTAGCCGATCTTCGCGGGTGCGGTGTTGATGACCGGGCGCGGGGCGAGCTGGTCGCCGTTGAACAGGTAGGACGGCGAGTAGTACTCGACGTCGGTGTAGCTGCGCGGGCCGGGGGTGCCGCCGCCGCCCATCATCACGCGGCCGTCGGGCAGCAGCAGGGCCGCCGAGTGGTAGAGCCGGGCGTGCTCGTACGGGACGGCGACCTCGCTCCAGTTGCCGGTGTCCGGGTCCCAGATCTCGGCGTTGGTGACGTATCCGCCGTTGCCGTTGTTCTCCCGGCCGCCGCCGGTGACCAGCACGTCGCCGTCGGGCAGGACGGTCGAGGTGGCCCAGTGGCGCTGGTACTTCATCGGTTTGGTGGCGGTGACGACCGGTGTGGCCGTACCGCCGGTGATGTCGACGGTGAAGCCGGCGCGGGCGCCGTCGGGGCCGCCGCCGTTGGCCCACCAGCCGCCGCCGACCTGCAGGATCTTGCCGGGGCGGTACATGGTGGCGGTGGAGGTGGCACCGACCGGGTTGCCGTTGGCGCCCTGGTTGGCGATGCCGCCGGGCAGGGTTCCGCGCAGCGTGATCTGTCCGGTGCCGTTGTTGCCGGCCGGGTTGAGCTCGTACATCTGGGTGCCGGTGATGTTGAACAGGGTTCCGCTGCCCGGGGCGACGAACGCCCGCGGGTACCACCAGCGGTTCTCGTCGGCGCCGGCGTGGTCGGCGCCGCCGTCGCCGTACGCGGCCGGGCTGCGTGCCCCGTCGAGGGTCTTCCAGCCGGAGCCGGACTGCGGGGTGTAGATCTCCGGGGTGAGCACGCCGGGTCCGCCGGGTCCGCCGCGGAGGCTGCCGCCCTGCACGACGATGTCGCCGTTGGGCATGGTGGTGCCGGTCGGGTACCAGCGGGGGTAGTTCATCGGGGCCTTGTTCTGCAGCCCGTTGTTCGTGGTGTAGCCGGTGACGCCGATGGCCGCGTCGTTGGGGCTGTTGCCGCCGAGTCCGTCGTCGCCGCCGATGGTCATGGTGGAGTGGTCGTGCGGGTTCTGCACCTGCATGGCGCAGAACAGGTCGGTGTAGGTGGTGTTGGGCAGGATGCCGGCGCGCAGGTTCGTGAGGTTGCGGGGTGTGGCCGGGTCCCAGATGTCGACCTCCATCTGGCCGCCCTGGGTGACCGAGGAGTTGCCGGTCCAGTCGTAGGGGGTGGTGTCGGTGCCCCAGCCGCCGACGCTGCCGAACGACTGCACCTTGCCGTCGGAGGTCAGTGACATGTTGATCGGCACGAGCGGCCACGGTGTGACGCCGCTCCAGGCGCCGGCCTGGTCCTTGACCGGCGGGGAGCAGTCGGCGGCGAGCAGCCCGGCCGCGTACGCCAGGCCGTTCTTCATCTGGGCCCGCATGTAGGACTCGGCGTAGGCGGTGCCCTCGTGGCCCATCGAGGTGTACCAGGAGCGGCCGGAGTCGATCTTCTGGCACCAGGTGACCGGGTGCAGGGTGCCCTGCCGGCCGCCGCCGTAGG of the Actinoplanes sichuanensis genome contains:
- a CDS encoding 4Fe-4S single cluster domain-containing protein — its product is MIDAPVLNVAALTPGTRALGPGLRSVLWVQGCPFRCPGCIAENWIPDRPATTMTPAQAARALAVQPDLQGVTFSGGEPMEQAAGLTEVITSMRRDRDLDLICFTGYRLERLRDRPPNPGVPGLLAAVDVLIDGLYRDDRNDGRGLRGSTNQRVHHLTDRLTGTDYDFTGRARTIELQQAGDDLLMVGVPDPVLASAFRPAHRED
- a CDS encoding caspase family protein, whose amino-acid sequence is MARLYALLVGVDRYQTVKPDLSGCANDVELAANLLRERIDAAELDLKQLCNEQATRTAVIDAFRSHLGQAGPQDTALFWFSGHGSTAPLPAEIWSTEESGECQTTVLHDSRTGTVPDLYDKELALLADEVVAGGALMLSILDSCHSRSGMRGEDDLPPRLAPALKDPPAPDDLLPGLLRAASTPGHRPGRHITLAACQEHEVANETHPPGTGVHGAFSHAIGQALSRVGPTATYRDVWSHAHALVGARFRGQSPSLEVSTEDLADREFLGGTLRRPAADVTMRHHRGAWEVNVGTLHGLVCVPGEETTLAVYGVRPIRQVRVVRPGDLRSLVEPIGWEPEVETQYRMILTEVPFPPVTVALDVDPDLGERISTAVHTAGPGGRPSPHIRIADDQDTGHTGKLLRVHRPEPGDLLITSADRVPLTGPLTTDTAGVTRTVDHLEHIARWLQIRTLNNPRSALDDRISLEIVPARPGERTLPADREALPSGRVELHYLNTGSGWTPPSVFVRIHNTGPNRLYCVLLDLTDQFRMDPDLFDGAFVRSEWAAVAGRGGPITMSLPPDRPIVPGSHVTDWFLLLASEEEFSSESFYLPRLGEAPRSVRSAGTGLRGVLGRLGLLAARRDGSMNLDAITDWTAKIVEVRTSVPEANRS
- a CDS encoding CHAT domain-containing protein, producing MSHAEMVTALLMTGQHRIDPVAAGVAKLPATEVAAALAAGEPQRAERRLGDLPDDGDTAVLGYAATVLDHQWTPRGAGSALADDTAGALAAAGRRLTDTARDTPLGALATTVLPELLVAQAMSADERRSGLAALAGRTRDRLASIEREWPALGPAAQSYATLAQADLAFRDGDVTTATRLLGEARSYSGGDAAAQAHMALTRGDWFADPFGHPDTLGLAFGASAALDRAPLTANAAAQAAEYYAEADLLWSAIGSRSGTATVAMRRAHLARTLGDTTTRDEELARAHRLATEAGDGGLTALIEVHRLTDVIATDRHADQDRIDPVRRWSETDGSRSYHRGLVHLLAVRARRWRDDGDFTRARATLALADRLAGPDGYRHDGASVSIDLAALYGGTGYRRARFAFADIELAEALSTGRIRTAVEWVRLAVRATELNTEANVQADPELVATAAGRIQEVIAAPVQFDDDEADMVVAAHHDLTGQLRSAPATIAWFYAQQLRDAGDEDQALAAFGTALDRSGHDPLLQCAVMTSVPLRAGALELARLLEPHLPPLPATRLYVRLEEPDAAERLIGRVEPVPPPWTRPALLAGLCRLQQRHAEQARHAAEAVDLFEQRQNDLARDLLRSAATDDWTVAEAYRDLVTGLLAGGRVIEALAAADRARGLPAALLTDLATLPAASRRDAGDWLAANSRWAAAFEEPQDRRRTVLDAAEATLDAAEEQVRRTAPELLEKRVAQPGDLSGTVRRLPTGTALLAYHHFRGELVGWAVTGDGTVRTCGPITTENLTGVIAGWHRALRRGHTDPHAAQRLSDLLLSPFRTVLENHQRIVVVPDRDLSLVPFHALPWADGVLGDRHDVSTLPAVALLDRPGTGRPVDLNRGVVLLGDPDSRSGLPPLPGTRCEILGIQRHLPDADLLLGPQATLAGLRTLATGRGVVHLASHAIVRPGQPNLSNVVLAGDDRLTVADLLGGAATGELLVLSACQTAQGTSTRAGDMSGLVRATLIAGFAHVVATLWPVQDQIAAVVMERFYAHLVPQGDVSHALAEAQREVRAMAPADLTDAYASLPGADPRHAAAMRDASVAGLHLPDPAHGWAAFTHVGFGGPR
- a CDS encoding SAM-dependent methyltransferase; its protein translation is MAFTDEPDLQTDVPHAARIWNYWMGGKDNFAADRAAGDAVEQVYPEIVLMAKQSRRFLIRAVHHLAAEAGIRQFLDIGTGLPTMQNTHQVAQAAAPESRVVYVDNDPLVLVHARALMADSTQDGRTVHVHADYHDPEKILVAAGEVLDFDKPVAVMFMGVLGYEPDLGVVASIVDHVMAAAPPGSHLVLWDGTNTTPAVVEGAERLAQNGGVPYILRSPEEIGGLFDGLELLDPGLVQIPAWRPQGRTEWLDAYGAVARKL
- a CDS encoding LamG-like jellyroll fold domain-containing protein, giving the protein MKVPRRSFRSLFATLTALLLVAGSVSPVQAAAAVDDGRLNVLLFYKPNFHASNVQARQAVRDLATQLGTQYNQPVEIQETDDPAVFNAANLAARDAVVFAQTGGVLFNAAQRSALEAYIRGGGGFMGLHYTGWSVGESEHDVNPFYARLVGAVSEGHPEDPGVRPGTVNVRDNGHPLTQGVPTTISRSDEWYDWVVNPAPNVRTLIAADEASYGGGRQGTLHPVTWCQKIDSGRSWYTSMGHEGTAYAESYMRAQMKNGLAYAAGLLAADCSPPVKDQAGAWSGVTPWPLVPINMSLTSDGKVQSFGSVGGWGTDTTPYDWTGNSSVTQGGQMEVDIWDPATPRNLTNLRAGILPNTTYTDLFCAMQVQNPHDHSTMTIGGDDGLGGNSPNDAAIGVTGYTTNNGLQNKAPMNYPRWYPTGTTMPNGDIVVQGGSLRGGPGGPGVLTPEIYTPQSGSGWKTLDGARSPAAYGDGGADHAGADENRWWYPRAFVAPGSGTLFNITGTQMYELNPAGNNGTGQITLRGTLPGGIANQGANGNPVGATSTATMYRPGKILQVGGGWWANGGGPDGARAGFTVDITGGTATPVVTATKPMKYQRHWATSTVLPDGDVLVTGGGRENNGNGGYVTNAEIWDPDTGNWSEVAVPYEHARLYHSAALLLPDGRVMMGGGGTPGPRSYTDVEYYSPSYLFNGDQLAPRPVINTAPAKIGYNGGFAITATGTVSRVTLVRNGSVTHGFNNDQNFQDLTFTQSGGTVTVNAPADGTYAPPGSYMLFVWDASGTPSVAKIVKIDPAVKMTQLNPRVVDQFEYPRVPAEWRTANPPATVDVAAGNARMSPWTVGSQVQLVRGTVAGQGGLGLTGYQLSLGAAGNIQRTLGSLTPGTTYRVSLRYARDSRAGGTAAATGTLSVANLTATLTAGSTSPSTANYSTYSGTFTAASSTATLSLRGTAVGLMIDDLVVVGDDAPPPPPTSLTRYEFEEGTGTSAADTGTAGGPGAATLTGTTGWSTGGVVGKAINLPGGSTANAVDLPDNLLQNATNFSTGLWVRPDTKANWTGLINIGDGLGSAGSYFQIQMQTQASGSTGLAATFKAKTGPEERVYATPARDVAAGQWNHVAFTRQGSVGTLYLNGEAIATRNDLTIGMAQIGTTADNWLGRNGYPDAAFDGLMDDVRLYTFALSGADVAALYNEGVAVRYLFDENSGTSAANSGAKASIGAATLQGTTSWAAGRSGSAVSLPGGAADSGNQVRLPDNLEAGLDEQFTVSFWARPDALPNWVPLLQIGSSTDTFFLLQSATNGGTTGFGATFKAPGVAAQERLLLGAGRDLPLNAWTHVVFTMNGSTGKIYFNGVQQAVRTDFPINIGDVGVGGNTTANLLGGTSWGDPRFDGLIDDFRLYGTELSAEQVSQLHAGRR